One genomic window of Chitinophagaceae bacterium includes the following:
- a CDS encoding ribonucleotide-diphosphate reductase subunit beta: MKEQVDELLLRENKDRFVLLPIKYPDIWEMYKKHEASFWTAEEIDLYQDLKDWDSLTKNEKHFITHVLAFFAASDGIVNENLATNFMEEVQIPEARCFYGFQIMMENIHSETYALLIDTYVKDVKEKDRLFHAIDTVDCVKKKAQWALKWISNGSFTERLVAFAAVEGIFFSGSFCSIFWLKKRGLMPGLTFSNELISRDEGLHCEFATLLYSKIQNKLSKEQVYGMIGDAVEIEKEFIGDALPVDLIGMNAKLMKQYIEFVADRWIVALGYPKLYNASNPFDFMEMISLQGKTNFFEKRVGDYQKKGVLGNEKKMEVSGDSAFSLMEDF, encoded by the coding sequence ATGAAAGAACAAGTTGATGAATTGCTATTAAGAGAAAATAAAGATCGCTTTGTATTGCTGCCGATCAAATATCCCGACATCTGGGAAATGTATAAGAAGCATGAAGCCAGTTTCTGGACAGCGGAAGAGATTGATCTCTACCAGGATTTGAAAGACTGGGATTCCCTTACCAAAAACGAAAAGCATTTCATCACGCATGTGCTTGCTTTTTTCGCGGCCAGCGATGGCATTGTGAATGAAAATCTGGCTACGAATTTTATGGAAGAAGTGCAGATTCCGGAGGCACGTTGCTTTTATGGCTTCCAGATCATGATGGAAAATATTCACTCTGAAACGTATGCCTTATTGATTGACACCTATGTAAAAGATGTGAAAGAGAAGGATCGTTTGTTTCATGCTATTGATACGGTGGACTGTGTGAAGAAAAAAGCGCAATGGGCTTTGAAATGGATTTCCAACGGATCATTTACTGAAAGACTCGTTGCCTTTGCAGCAGTGGAAGGAATATTTTTCAGTGGCAGTTTCTGTTCTATCTTCTGGTTGAAGAAACGCGGCCTGATGCCAGGACTTACTTTTTCCAATGAACTGATTTCGCGCGATGAAGGATTGCATTGTGAGTTTGCGACCTTGTTATACAGCAAGATTCAAAATAAACTTTCCAAAGAACAGGTGTATGGAATGATTGGCGATGCGGTTGAAATCGAAAAAGAATTTATCGGCGATGCATTGCCTGTTGACCTTATTGGTATGAATGCCAAACTGATGAAGCAATACATCGAGTTTGTTGCTGATCGCTGGATTGTGGCACTTGGTTATCCGAAGTTATACAATGCTTCCAATCCGTTTGATTTCATGGAAATGATTTCACTGCAGGGCAAAACCAATTTCTTCGAGAAGCGTGTTGGTGATTACCAGAAGAAAGGTGTGTTGGGTAATGAAAAGAAAATGGAAGTGTCTGGTGACAGTGCGTTTTCGTTGATGGAGGATTTTTAG
- the nhaD gene encoding sodium:proton antiporter NhaD has product MEIVLGILFIAGYAVISFEHPLKINKTGTAVLLGVLIWTLYIVFGSQQNEIVLEELSHHLAGIAEILFFLMGAMTIVELIDTHKGFRIITNLIQTDSRVKLLWIICGITFILSAILDNLTTAIVMVSLLRKLVDDKKERLVMASMVIIAANAGGAWSPIGDVTTTMLWIGNRISATGIMSKLFLPSLISLLVPLVYQSYFMNGKLLKDGSPENRLPAAEPFSNAIFFLGVGALISVPVFKTLTHLPPYMGMLMALGVLWVVTELWHSGIEDRRHLRVSNVLSKIDLTSILFFLGILLAVAGLESIGLLKNAAFWLDSAIGDKDVIVTIFGLLSSVIDNVPLVAATMGMYSVTDFPLDHKIWEMIAFCAGTGGSILIIGSAAGVVVMGMEKIDFIWYLKNISITALFGYFAGVITYLLMFQMLN; this is encoded by the coding sequence ATTGAAATAGTTTTGGGAATTTTATTTATAGCCGGCTATGCTGTTATCTCCTTTGAGCATCCGTTGAAAATAAACAAGACAGGAACAGCAGTATTGCTGGGCGTTTTGATTTGGACACTTTATATTGTTTTTGGTTCGCAGCAAAATGAAATAGTGCTTGAAGAGCTGAGTCATCATCTCGCCGGTATTGCAGAAATTCTATTTTTTCTGATGGGCGCCATGACGATCGTGGAGTTAATAGACACGCACAAAGGGTTTCGCATCATCACCAATCTCATTCAGACTGATTCAAGGGTAAAATTATTATGGATCATCTGTGGCATCACCTTTATTCTTTCAGCCATTTTGGATAACCTGACCACTGCAATTGTCATGGTTTCCCTGTTAAGAAAATTAGTGGATGATAAGAAAGAACGATTGGTGATGGCAAGTATGGTCATTATTGCCGCGAATGCCGGTGGGGCCTGGAGTCCGATTGGCGATGTTACAACCACCATGTTATGGATTGGCAACAGAATCAGTGCCACCGGAATTATGTCGAAGCTTTTTTTACCATCACTCATCAGTCTTTTGGTTCCGTTGGTGTACCAGTCGTATTTTATGAATGGAAAATTATTGAAAGACGGATCACCCGAAAACCGTTTGCCAGCTGCAGAACCCTTTTCCAATGCAATCTTTTTTTTGGGAGTCGGCGCGTTGATTTCTGTACCTGTATTTAAAACACTTACACACCTGCCACCTTATATGGGTATGCTGATGGCACTTGGTGTTTTATGGGTGGTTACCGAATTGTGGCATTCAGGAATAGAAGACCGTCGCCACCTGCGTGTTTCGAATGTTTTGTCTAAGATTGATCTGACAAGTATTCTTTTTTTTCTTGGAATATTACTGGCAGTTGCAGGATTAGAATCTATTGGTTTGTTAAAAAATGCTGCATTCTGGCTAGATAGTGCCATTGGCGATAAAGATGTAATTGTTACCATTTTCGGATTGTTGTCATCGGTAATAGATAATGTTCCGCTTGTAGCTGCTACCATGGGAATGTATAGCGTGACAGATTTTCCTTTGGATCATAAAATCTGGGAAATGATTGCGTTTTGTGCAGGCACCGGTGGCAGCATATTAATCATTGGTTCCGCGGCAGGTGTAGTGGTAATGGGTATGGAGAAAATTGATTTTATCTGGTACTTGAAGAACATTAGCATCACAGCTTTGTTTGGATATTTTGCAGGAGTAATTACCTACCTGTTGATGTTTCAAATGTTAAATTGA
- a CDS encoding histone deacetylase, whose protein sequence is MVKIAFAPEYVLPLPANHRFPISKYELIPLQLLHEGIVTEENFFQPESIDIEVVALTHTQEYIHRLQNLQMTDSEMRKIGFPQTPELMTREFIIAGGTLECCEFAKQHGVSLNIAGGTHHAYPDHGEGFCLLNDCAIAANYLLHTSKAARLLIIDLDVHQGQGTAKIFEHEKRVFTFSMHGKNNYPVHKEKSTLDVELPDGIRDNDYLSLLQQHLPQVIDQFRPDFSFYISGVDIIATDRFGKLNVSMEGCKRRDAFVFETLKKQNIPVVVTMGGGYSPEIKDILEAHCNTYRVAKEIYV, encoded by the coding sequence ATCGTGAAAATCGCATTTGCCCCTGAATATGTATTGCCATTGCCGGCTAATCATCGTTTCCCGATCAGCAAGTATGAATTGATACCACTTCAATTATTGCACGAAGGAATAGTGACAGAAGAAAACTTTTTTCAACCTGAAAGTATAGATATTGAAGTGGTAGCGCTCACGCATACACAGGAATACATACATCGTTTGCAAAACCTTCAAATGACTGATTCTGAAATGCGGAAGATCGGTTTTCCGCAGACACCTGAATTGATGACACGTGAATTTATTATTGCAGGAGGTACGCTTGAATGTTGTGAGTTTGCAAAGCAACATGGAGTGTCATTAAATATTGCCGGAGGTACGCATCATGCGTATCCTGATCATGGCGAAGGTTTTTGTTTATTGAATGATTGTGCGATTGCTGCGAATTATTTATTGCATACAAGTAAAGCAGCAAGGCTTCTGATCATTGATCTGGATGTTCATCAGGGACAAGGCACTGCGAAAATATTTGAACACGAAAAGCGGGTTTTTACTTTCAGTATGCATGGAAAAAATAATTATCCGGTGCATAAAGAAAAGTCAACACTGGATGTGGAGTTGCCGGATGGAATACGCGATAATGATTATCTTTCATTGTTGCAGCAACATCTTCCTCAAGTCATTGATCAGTTCCGTCCTGACTTTTCATTTTATATCAGCGGTGTAGATATTATTGCAACGGACCGGTTTGGTAAACTGAATGTTTCGATGGAAGGATGCAAGCGGCGGGATGCTTTTGTATTTGAAACTTTGAAGAAGCAAAATATTCCCGTGGTGGTGACGATGGGTGGTGGTTATTCACCTGAGATCAAAGACATACTGGAAGCGCATTGCAATACGTATCGGGTGGCGAAGGAGATTTATGTGTGA
- a CDS encoding PorP/SprF family type IX secretion system membrane protein, with protein MACRLQAQDIHFSQYFSTPLTINPSYTGSFSGDYRLGLNYRQQWGSVTVPYKTFDFYGDMSFNKNFLHRNYFSAGLYLISDRAGDGDLSVTKVMASGAYHLSFDEEKTSFLSFGVQAGFVQKSVDFSKFYFDNQWADAGFDLGLPTGENYSAQQTSYPDVNAGLSYSYSGSEKISFYTGIALYHLFRPSDSFYGNAENRLGIRPAINAGAVIKISEQVYVYPSVMYMSQKKAHEFLAGSMISYKLNTASSNQLFAGLFGRFGDAIIPVIGYQFEHWRAVLNYDVNTSSLKSASGSKGAFELSFVYIGWYKKPRGNVIDLPCPRF; from the coding sequence ATGGCGTGCCGACTCCAGGCCCAGGACATCCATTTCTCTCAATATTTCTCCACACCACTCACCATCAATCCATCCTACACCGGAAGTTTCAGCGGTGATTACCGTTTAGGTTTAAATTACCGGCAACAGTGGGGCAGCGTAACGGTGCCTTACAAAACATTTGATTTTTATGGCGACATGTCTTTCAACAAAAACTTTTTACACCGCAATTATTTTTCAGCCGGGCTCTATCTCATTTCAGATCGTGCCGGTGATGGTGATCTGTCAGTAACCAAAGTGATGGCCTCCGGAGCTTATCATCTTTCTTTTGATGAAGAGAAAACAAGCTTTCTATCTTTTGGTGTGCAGGCAGGTTTCGTTCAGAAGTCGGTGGATTTCTCCAAATTTTATTTCGACAATCAATGGGCCGATGCAGGTTTTGATTTGGGATTACCTACCGGTGAAAATTATTCAGCGCAACAGACAAGCTATCCAGACGTAAATGCAGGGCTTTCCTATTCCTACAGCGGATCAGAAAAAATTTCTTTCTATACAGGAATCGCATTGTATCATTTGTTTCGTCCGAGTGATTCCTTTTATGGAAATGCCGAAAACAGATTAGGCATTCGTCCCGCAATAAATGCAGGTGCTGTTATCAAAATCAGTGAGCAGGTATATGTTTATCCAAGTGTGATGTACATGTCGCAAAAAAAGGCGCACGAATTTCTTGCCGGAAGCATGATCAGTTATAAATTAAACACTGCGTCATCGAATCAATTGTTTGCAGGATTGTTCGGTCGCTTTGGTGATGCAATTATTCCTGTGATTGGTTACCAATTTGAACACTGGCGCGCAGTATTGAATTATGATGTAAATACTTCTTCGTTAAAATCAGCTTCCGGTAGCAAGGGTGCTTTTGAACTTTCATTCGTTTACATTGGCTGGTATAAAAAACCACGCGGCAACGTGATTGATTTACCTTGTCCAAGGTTTTAA
- a CDS encoding AbrB/MazE/SpoVT family DNA-binding domain-containing protein has translation MESTKLFKSGNSQAIRIPKKFQLPTREAYITRVGNALIIYPKYKGWKNFFDSIEMLTDDFPTDIPDVLPQKREDIFK, from the coding sequence ATGGAATCCACTAAATTATTTAAAAGCGGTAATAGTCAGGCCATCCGGATCCCTAAGAAATTTCAACTCCCCACCAGGGAAGCCTATATTACTCGAGTTGGAAATGCATTGATTATTTATCCTAAATACAAAGGATGGAAGAACTTCTTCGACAGCATTGAAATGCTTACTGATGATTTCCCAACTGATATTCCGGATGTACTACCGCAGAAAAGAGAAGATATATTCAAATGA
- a CDS encoding sigma-70 family RNA polymerase sigma factor: MHADLELVNHCLSGDSLAQKELYDRFAPQMLGVCYRYVQNSHEAEDVLQDGFIRAFRYLKDFRGDGSLEGWLRRIMVTTALNYIKSQKNFRAEFEITMAREESVAELDALERLENTELMNLIQQLSPGYRAVLNLYAIEGYSHKEIGALLDIGESTSRSQFARAKHWLLKKLTHLHSIGSENERTGSGK, from the coding sequence ATGCACGCTGACCTCGAGTTGGTGAATCATTGCCTTTCAGGTGATTCACTCGCTCAGAAAGAATTGTACGACCGCTTTGCCCCGCAAATGTTAGGGGTATGTTATCGCTATGTTCAAAACAGCCATGAAGCGGAGGATGTTTTACAAGATGGATTCATTCGCGCCTTTCGTTACCTGAAAGATTTTCGTGGTGACGGATCATTAGAAGGCTGGCTACGGCGTATCATGGTTACTACTGCACTGAATTATATCAAAAGCCAGAAAAACTTCAGGGCGGAGTTTGAAATCACCATGGCGAGAGAAGAAAGCGTTGCTGAACTGGACGCTTTGGAGCGCCTGGAAAACACGGAATTGATGAACCTGATTCAACAGTTATCACCCGGTTATCGTGCAGTGCTTAACCTCTACGCCATTGAAGGCTATTCACACAAGGAGATCGGAGCACTGCTTGATATTGGAGAAAGCACTTCAAGATCACAGTTTGCACGCGCAAAACATTGGTTGTTAAAAAAATTAACTCATCTCCATTCAATAGGATCTGAAAATGAAAGAACAGGATCGGGAAAATAA
- the gldC gene encoding gliding motility protein GldC has protein sequence MSSDKKLPERESTIQLSISLDKSNIPEQINWQATDAEPGNHESNAMLLALWDHKAKTGMSIDIWTKEMTVPEMNLFFYQTFSTMSDSFFRATKNKELSDDIKNFAKTFIEKVKQLEKLNAG, from the coding sequence ATGAGCTCCGACAAGAAACTTCCCGAACGCGAAAGCACCATTCAACTTTCTATATCATTGGATAAAAGCAACATCCCAGAACAAATTAACTGGCAGGCGACGGATGCTGAGCCGGGCAATCATGAATCCAATGCCATGCTGCTGGCACTTTGGGATCATAAAGCAAAGACAGGCATGAGCATCGACATCTGGACAAAAGAAATGACCGTTCCGGAAATGAATCTTTTCTTCTATCAAACTTTCTCCACCATGAGTGATTCCTTTTTCCGTGCAACAAAAAATAAAGAGCTAAGTGACGACATTAAAAATTTTGCGAAGACATTTATTGAGAAAGTGAAGCAGCTTGAGAAGCTCAACGCAGGGTAG
- a CDS encoding ribonucleoside-diphosphate reductase subunit alpha gives MFVIKRDGRTETVKFDKITARIEKLCYGLDQEHVEPILVAKKVIEGIYDGVTTTELDNLAAETAASMTVRHPDYASLASRIAVSNLHKNTKKSFSGAMYDLYNYVNSKNGKKSPLLADDVFEIIAKNADVLDSSIIYDRDFQFDYFGFKTLEKSYLLKVDGRIAERPQHMFMRVAIGIHRNDIEAAIETYNLMSERWFTHATPTLFNAGTPKPQMSSCFLLTMKEDSIEGIYDTLRSCAQISQSAGGIGLSIHNIRATGSYIRGTNGTSNGIIPMLRVFNDTARYVDQGGGKRKGSFAIYLEPWHADIFEFLDLKKNHGKEEMRARDLFYALWIPDLFMKRVKENGMWPLFCPNEAPGLAEVYGEAFEKLFTKYEEEGRARKMVKAQDLWFAIVQSQIETGTPYMLYKDACNEKSNQKNLGTIKSSNLCTEIVEYTAPDEVAVCNLASIALSRFIKDGAFDHNKLFEVTKVVTKNLNKIIDGNYYPVEAAKRSNMRHRPIGIGVQGLADAFIQLRLAFDSPEAIQLNKEIFETIYYAAVTASKDLAAVDGAYETYEGSPMSKGIMQFDMWNVVPGNRWDWDFLREEVKQHGVRNSLLLAPMPTASTSQILGNNECFEPYTSNIYTRRVLSGEFIVVNKHLLKDLVKLGIWNNTLKNKVITANGSIQHIAEIPQTIKDIYKTVWEIKQKVVIDMAADRGAFICQSQSLNLFMQEPSVSKITSMHFYGWEKGLKTGMYYLRTKAATDAVKFTVEREHVELPQPKVEEEVVVYAAATASASVEVTATVAAVQNDVETDLITYKEGDACVLDEDGNCLMCGS, from the coding sequence ATGTTTGTAATAAAAAGAGATGGCAGAACCGAAACTGTAAAGTTCGACAAGATCACTGCCCGCATTGAGAAACTATGTTATGGATTGGATCAGGAACATGTTGAACCGATCCTGGTAGCGAAGAAGGTGATTGAAGGCATCTATGATGGTGTTACCACCACTGAACTGGATAATCTTGCTGCGGAAACTGCTGCTTCGATGACGGTGCGCCATCCTGATTATGCATCGCTTGCATCACGCATCGCTGTTTCCAATCTGCACAAGAACACGAAGAAATCTTTTTCGGGTGCGATGTATGATCTCTACAATTATGTAAATTCCAAAAACGGAAAAAAATCTCCGCTGCTTGCTGATGATGTGTTTGAGATCATTGCAAAGAATGCTGATGTGCTTGATTCGAGTATTATTTACGACCGCGATTTTCAGTTCGATTATTTTGGATTTAAGACACTGGAAAAATCTTATTTACTGAAAGTGGATGGTCGCATTGCGGAACGTCCGCAACATATGTTTATGCGTGTTGCCATTGGCATTCACCGCAATGATATTGAAGCAGCAATTGAAACGTATAACCTGATGAGTGAACGGTGGTTTACGCATGCAACACCAACGTTGTTTAATGCGGGCACACCGAAACCACAAATGTCTTCCTGCTTTTTATTGACGATGAAGGAAGACAGTATTGAGGGCATTTATGATACACTTCGTTCTTGTGCCCAGATTTCACAGTCTGCAGGCGGCATCGGTTTGAGCATTCACAACATCCGCGCAACAGGTTCTTACATCCGCGGCACAAATGGAACTTCCAACGGTATTATTCCGATGCTGCGTGTATTTAATGATACGGCTCGTTATGTTGATCAGGGTGGCGGAAAAAGAAAAGGATCGTTCGCTATTTATCTGGAACCATGGCATGCTGATATTTTTGAATTCCTGGATTTGAAAAAGAACCATGGCAAGGAAGAGATGCGCGCACGTGATTTATTTTATGCACTCTGGATTCCGGATTTATTTATGAAGCGTGTGAAGGAGAATGGTATGTGGCCGCTCTTCTGTCCGAATGAAGCACCCGGACTTGCTGAAGTATATGGCGAAGCGTTCGAAAAGCTCTTTACAAAATATGAAGAGGAAGGTCGTGCGCGCAAGATGGTGAAAGCACAGGATCTGTGGTTTGCCATTGTACAATCGCAGATTGAAACAGGCACTCCTTATATGTTGTACAAAGATGCCTGCAATGAAAAATCGAATCAGAAAAATCTGGGTACCATAAAGAGTTCCAACCTCTGTACAGAAATTGTTGAATATACAGCTCCTGATGAAGTCGCTGTTTGCAATCTTGCTTCCATTGCGTTATCACGATTTATTAAAGACGGAGCATTCGACCACAATAAATTATTTGAGGTTACGAAAGTGGTAACAAAGAACCTCAACAAGATTATTGATGGAAATTATTATCCGGTGGAAGCGGCTAAACGTTCTAACATGCGGCATCGGCCCATTGGCATTGGTGTTCAGGGATTGGCCGATGCGTTTATTCAATTGCGTCTTGCATTCGATTCACCGGAAGCTATTCAACTGAACAAAGAAATTTTTGAAACAATTTATTACGCAGCAGTTACAGCATCTAAAGATCTGGCTGCAGTTGATGGAGCGTATGAAACGTATGAAGGCTCACCAATGTCGAAAGGAATTATGCAGTTTGATATGTGGAATGTAGTGCCGGGCAATCGCTGGGATTGGGATTTTCTTCGGGAAGAAGTGAAGCAACATGGCGTGAGAAATTCTTTGTTACTCGCTCCCATGCCGACAGCCTCCACTTCACAGATTCTTGGCAACAACGAATGCTTTGAACCTTATACTTCCAATATTTATACACGTCGGGTACTGTCGGGTGAATTTATTGTAGTGAATAAACACCTGTTAAAAGATCTCGTAAAGTTGGGCATCTGGAATAATACCTTGAAGAATAAAGTGATTACCGCGAACGGTTCCATTCAGCATATTGCAGAGATTCCACAAACGATCAAGGACATTTATAAAACCGTTTGGGAGATCAAACAGAAAGTGGTGATTGACATGGCTGCTGATCGGGGTGCGTTTATTTGCCAGTCGCAGTCGCTGAATTTATTCATGCAGGAACCGAGCGTTTCAAAAATCACTTCCATGCATTTTTATGGATGGGAAAAGGGATTGAAAACAGGCATGTATTACCTGCGCACCAAAGCAGCAACGGATGCGGTGAAGTTTACGGTAGAAAGGGAACATGTGGAATTGCCGCAACCTAAAGTGGAAGAAGAAGTAGTAGTGTATGCAGCAGCAACTGCAAGTGCATCGGTTGAAGTTACTGCTACTGTTGCAGCGGTTCAGAATGATGTAGAAACAGATCTGATCACTTATAAAGAAGGGGATGCCTGCGTGCTGGATGAGGATGGCAATTGCTTAATGTGCGGTTCGTGA
- a CDS encoding pirin family protein, whose protein sequence is MNIQIIRKEEQADGQFNGGAVLEKRPVFYQQANTFPYSNLFYWAHAWSEKGSTIGLHPHQGFEILSFVLTGAIEHYDTKNKTWLKLKAGDVQIIRSGNGISHAEKILPGSSLFQIWFDPDLEKAISKPATYNDYFSDTFPVVKENGFTTKIFKGENAPVQMDTEGVRIKLMDIEKGHHSMALSSKSVYSFFVVNGEVAIDSNDMKKEDFAKIENAEKITINTGGNTSLFIIESPAKPSYTTYVERNN, encoded by the coding sequence ATGAACATTCAAATCATTCGGAAAGAAGAACAAGCTGACGGCCAGTTTAACGGTGGTGCTGTACTTGAAAAACGGCCGGTATTTTATCAGCAGGCCAATACATTTCCTTATTCAAACCTTTTTTACTGGGCTCATGCCTGGAGTGAGAAAGGCAGCACGATTGGTTTGCATCCGCACCAGGGATTTGAAATCCTGTCTTTTGTGCTTACAGGAGCAATCGAACATTATGATACCAAAAATAAAACCTGGCTCAAGCTGAAAGCCGGCGATGTGCAGATCATCCGTTCAGGAAATGGAATTTCACATGCTGAAAAAATCCTTCCCGGCTCTTCCCTCTTTCAAATATGGTTTGATCCGGATCTTGAAAAAGCAATTTCTAAACCTGCCACTTACAATGATTATTTCAGCGATACTTTTCCGGTTGTGAAAGAAAATGGTTTTACTACTAAAATTTTTAAAGGTGAAAATGCACCGGTGCAAATGGATACGGAAGGCGTAAGGATTAAACTTATGGATATTGAGAAAGGCCATCATTCAATGGCATTATCCTCAAAATCAGTCTATTCCTTTTTTGTAGTGAATGGTGAGGTTGCTATTGACAGTAATGACATGAAGAAAGAAGATTTTGCAAAAATTGAAAATGCCGAAAAAATAACTATTAATACCGGTGGAAACACGAGTCTCTTTATTATTGAATCGCCTGCAAAACCTTCTTATACAACGTATGTTGAGCGCAATAACTAA
- a CDS encoding type II toxin-antitoxin system VapC family toxin, with protein sequence MKYLLDTNICIAALRPKFLWLREKIAEHPVADIGISVFTLAELYYGVYKSEQPLKNEAVVKQFLSVFHIVHFNEEMSALYGKIRSVLEKQGKPIGNMDLLIASQALSLKLTLITANEKEFNRVATLKIENWLK encoded by the coding sequence ATGAAGTACCTGCTTGATACTAACATTTGCATTGCAGCTTTACGCCCTAAATTTTTGTGGCTGAGGGAGAAAATCGCTGAACATCCTGTGGCTGATATCGGCATTTCAGTTTTCACACTCGCTGAACTTTATTATGGTGTGTACAAAAGTGAGCAACCCTTGAAAAATGAAGCGGTGGTTAAACAATTTCTTTCTGTCTTTCACATTGTGCACTTCAATGAAGAAATGAGTGCCTTGTATGGAAAAATAAGATCAGTGCTTGAAAAACAAGGAAAGCCTATCGGGAATATGGATCTCCTTATTGCAAGTCAGGCGCTTTCTTTGAAATTAACATTGATTACCGCCAACGAAAAAGAGTTCAACAGAGTCGCTACATTGAAAATTGAAAATTGGTTGAAATAG